The Streptomyces hundungensis genome contains the following window.
GAACGAGACCCCGGCCGAGGCCTCATCCCGCAGCGAATCGCTGAAGCATGCCCTGAAGTTCTGGCAGAAGGTGTCGAAGGGGGAGCGCCAGGCCATGGCGCGCGAGATCTACGCCCTGGCAGCGGGCCCCGACATCACAGGCGCCGGCAGCACAACCGCCGAGATGAGGGACTCCGCACGAGCCCTCCTCAACGCCCTCAAATCAGGCCCCGCCCACCACAAACTCGACCCGGAAACCTGGGCAGACACCCTCAACGACCCGGCCAAGACAACCGGCTGGATCAAGGAGATAGCGGAACAACTCGCGTCAGGCTGACCACAACCATGGGACCGTGTCACGGCCCGCCCGATCGTCACGAGCGAGCCGCCGACCGTCACAGGGCCGTGAACCGTCGCGCGTGCCGGCCCTTCAATCCAGTGAAATCCATTGAAATCCAGTGCGACATGCCAGTACGCGACGCCAGTGCCAGGTGTGAGAGCCGGCGGCCCCTCAAGCCAGTACGAGATGCGCAATCTGGCGCCGCGAGGTGATGTTGAGCTTCGGGTAGATCTTGTACAGGTGATAGCCCACCGTGCGGGGACTGAGGAACAGGCGTGAGCCGATGTCCTTGTTGGTCAGGCCCTGTGCCGCATAGCGGGCGATCTGGAGTTCTCGCGGAGTCAGTCCTCGGCCGTTCGCGGGCGGCTCGGTGTCGGGTACGCCGGCCGCGCGCAACTCCATGTTCGCCTGTTCCGTCCACGGCTCCGCCCCCACAGTCAGAAAGTGCTCCACCGCTTGGTGGAGGTGGCGGCGGGCGGCGGTGACGTGGCGGTGGCGGCGCAGCCACTGTCCGTACAGCAGGTGTGCGCGGCCGGTTTCGAAGCCGGAGGTGCAGGGGGCGGCCAGGGCGTCGGCGAAGTGGCGGTCGGCGTCGTGCGCCGTGGCGAGCAGAGCCCGACATCGGTGCCATGCGGCGCGCAGCGAGGGGGCGTTGAGCGGGTCGGCCTGTTCCTCGAACTGCCCGAGTGGCGCCGCCGCCCGCTCGGTCTGTCCCACGCGGACCAGCGCTTCGACCAGGTCGGGCAGCACCAGCCCGCTCAGCATGAAGTGTTCGGCGGTGCCGCCCCGGGTGATGACCTCACTGAGCGGGCCGACGGCCTGCCGCGGTCGGCGGCCACCGAGGGCGTCCACACCCTGGGCCCAGCGTGCCAGGGCCGCCGCGGAGGCGGCCCGGCGCGGGACCGACTCCGCCAGGGCCGCTTCCGCCAGCTCCCGGCAGCGGGCGGAGTCACCCTGAGCCGCGGCCACGTACGCCAGCAGCGCCTGGAGGTGGCACCGGGCGGTGAGCTGGCCGGTATCGGTGGCCAGGGTGAGGCCTTGCTGGCCGAGTGCGACCGCGTCGGCCCACCGCCCGGTGACCAACTGCGCGGCCACGAACGAGGTCAGCCCCACCGCATGGCTCCCACGGCGCCCGCCGCGCGCAGGGACTCGAAGGTACGCCGCTGCCCTTCGAGGCCGGCCTCGCCGTCTCCCAGGAGGTACGGCACGAACAGGGGAGGCCACACGAGTGGTCCGAGGCAGGAGCTCGTCGGCCTCTCGTCGCCAGAGGGGCAGCTCTTCGCTCCCGGCTGCTCGGGCCCGTTCGTGGGCACGGGAGCACCTGCCATCCGGCGTAACTGGTAGACGAGTTGGGACCTTTCGGGGGTTTCCTTCAATGCGAGGTCGGCGAGCAGGTCGGCTATCTCCGTGAGCTTCGCCGGTTCGTTGGCGCCCCAGGCGGCTCGTGCCGCCAACAGCAGCGATTCCGCGGCCAGTTGGGGCGCCTTGGACCGCGCGAGCCGGGCGCTGTCCATGAGGGTGTCGCAGGCGGGGTTGAGCGCGCTGCCCGCGTGCAGCATGGCTCCGCGCACCCGGGCCACCCGGGCCCGTAACTCCGGTGCGTGGACCAGGGATTCGGCATCCTTGAGCAGCGCCCGGGCCTGGGTCGGTTCGGCCGCGGCCCACGCGCATTCCGCGGCCTCCACCAGCCACCTGGCCGTGCCGGCCGGAGTGGAGGAGAGGGTCGCGGCCCTGCGCAGCGCGCGGACCGCGGTCGTCACGCTGCCGGTGTGCCGGGTGCGGTCGGCGAGGTTCGCCAGGAGGCGGGCGAGGGAGTCGTCGGGACGGGTGGCGTAGGCGGCCAGGTGCCAGACGCGGCGGTCGTCGCCCGGGTCCAGGGCGTCGGCGAGGGCCCGATGGGCGGCACGGCGACGGCTCGGCGCGGCGTTCTGGTAGGTGGCGGAACGTGTCAACGGGTGGCGAAAGCGCACCTGTTGGCCGTGCAGGGTGATGAGTCCTGCCCGGGCGGCGCCGGTCAGTTGGTCCATGGCCCCGTCCTCGTCGCCGGCGGCGCTGAGGAGGGTGGGGAGGTCTCCGTCGCGTTCCGCCGCCGCGAGAAGCAGGGGGAATCCGTATGCGGCGACCCGGCCGCAGAAGATCTGCCGTACGCCTTCGCTGAGCGGCAGTTGGTCGGGCAGTGCCTGGATCCCGGTCAGCTGATCGTCGCTGAGCGCGGACGGGAGTTCGGCCAGGGCCATGGGGTTGCCCTGGGCCTCGGCCAGCAGGCGCTTGCGCACCGAAGGGGTTGCTCCGGGTGCGTACTCATCGAGGAGGCACCTCGCGGTCGCCGTGGGCAACCGCCCCAGCCGCAGCTCCCGGGCGCCCGCGACGCAGGCGGGCACGTCCTCGCCGTCGGGGACGGAGAGCACCATGGACACCCGCACCGATTCGAGTCGGCGGCTGGCGAAGGCCAGCGCGGCTGCCGACGCCGTGTCCAGCCACTGCCCGTCGTCCACGAGCCCGCTGGCGCCTCGATGACCGCCTGTGCCCAACCGCCATGGCCGAACCGCGTTCCTGGGCAACGGAGTTCGCGTCCTGGGCCGAGCGGTCCGGCTTGCCGCGCCGCGTGCTCCTCGGTACCGGCGACCAGCGGGTGGAGATCGATGCGAGCCGGCCGGCCCACGTGGAGCTGATCCGCCGGGAGGCGGCGCGGGGGCTGCCGCTCACACTGGAGGAAGCACCCTTTCTGCCCGGCCCGCAGGGCCCCGAACCGGGGGACGGCTGGCTGACCGGCCCGGCCGGCGCGTACACCAGCGAGGTGATCTTCCCTCTGCTCACCCGGCCACCGGTCGCCACGTCCCGCCCGGGACGGCCACAGCCCGCCGAACCGCCGCACCTCGTGGGCGGCCCCTGGCTCTACGCCAAGCTGTACGTGGCATACGAACGGCACGACGAGGTGATCGCGGCCCACCTGCCCGATCTGCTCGCGCGGCTGGGCGGCAGCGTCGACCGCTGGTTCTTCCTTCGGTACGGCGACCCGGACCCTCATCTGCGACTACGGTTCCACGGCCGTGCCGAGCCGCCGGCACGCGAGGCGCCGCCGCGTCTGCACGCCTGGGCCGCCCGGCTGCGAGCGGCCGGGCTCCTGCGGCGCATGGTCGTGGACGAGTACCGGCCGGAGACGGCCCGCTACGGCGGCCCGCAGGCACTCGAACTCGCCGAGCGGGTGTTCCAGGCCGACAGCGAGCTGGTGTCGGCCCAGCTCTCGGCGCTGCGCGACGGCTCGCTCCACGGCGATCCGGTCGTCCTGGGCGCGGTCAACCAACTGGACGCCCTGCGCGCGATGGCCGGCCCCGAGCCCTGGGCCCCCTGGCTCCTGGCGCGGTATCCGCGCGTTCCGCACACCGCGTCCTCCCGCAAGCGGCAGCGGATCCTGGACCAACTCCTGGACGAGACAACCGACTTGCTCGCGCCCGGTGCCCCTGGCCCGGCCCCTGCCCCCGCCCCGACGCTGGTGCGTCTCGTCGGTCCAGGCCGGCTGGCCGCGGCCTCGACGGTCCGCGCCGAAGTCCTCGTCGAGTACGGGCGCGTACTGCGGGGTCTCGGCCGGGGTCTCAGCGCCGAGGAGGGGCGGGCCACTCCCCTGCCGTCCGTCCTGCACCTGCACTACAACCGGGCGGTGTGCATCCCGCCCGCGGCGGAGGACACGGTTCTGGCCCTGGTCCGCAATGCCGTACAGGCCCGCCTCGACAGACGGGCCCAGCAGCCCTGACATGGGGGTGGGGCTCCGGAGGAACAGACGGCCCCCGGATCTTCGCGCTGGGCGCTCGGGGGCGGACAGGCGCACCCGGTCACCGCGCCGGGCCGCTCATGCGGGGCGGTCGCCGGACAGACGACGCCGGTCCCGCGCCGGGCCGCTCACGAGGGCGGCCGAGGACCACCAGCCGACTCCGGTGGAGCCACAGGTGCCTCGGTCCCCGCCGACCCGTTCCGTACCCTGGAAGGCATGCGCATGCGTCCCACTCTCAGCTGGACCCCCACCGGAGAGGTCCCGCCCGGCACCACGGACGTGGGACCGGTCACCGACGCGCTGAGCAGCGGGGGCGTACTCGTGCTCAGCGGGGCGGGGCTCTCGACGGAGTCGGGCATCCCGGACTACCGGGGCGAGGGCGGAAGCCTGAGCCGGCACACCCCTATGACGTACCAGGACTTCACCGCGAGCGCTCAGGCCCGGCGCCGGTACTGGGCCCGCAGCCACCTCGGCTGGCGCACCTTCGGCGGGGCCCGCCCCAACAGTGGGCACCGGGCCGTGGCCGCCTTCGACCGGCACGGTCTACTCGCGGGAGTGATCACACAGAACGTCGACGGCCTGCACCAGGCCGCGGGCAGCGAGGATGTCGTGGAGCTCCATGGCAGCCTCGAACGGGTCGTCTGCCTTTCCTGCGGCGCGATCAGCCCGCGCCGCACGTTGGCAAGGAGGCTGGAGGAGGCCAACGCGGGCTTCGAGCCGACGGCAGCCGCCATCAACCCGGACGGTGACGCCGATCTCACCGACGAGCAGGTCCGCGACTTCCGGGTGCTGTCCTGCACCGTGTGCGACGGCATCCTCAAACCGGACGTGGTGTTCTTCGGTGAAAGCGTGCCGCCGCAGCGTGTCGAACGCTGCCGCGCGATGGTCCGCGAGGCGTCGGCGCTGCTGGTCCTCGGCTCTTCCCTGACGGTGATGTCCGGTCTCCGATTCGTCCGCCAGGCGGCCCAGGCCGACCGGCCGGTGCTGATCGTCAACCGGGATCCGACCCGGGGCGACCAGTACGCCGTCACGCGCGTCGCCCTCCCCCTGGGCGCGACCCTCACCGCCGTGGCGGACCGGCTGGGTGTCACGGTCGACAAGTGAGTCCGCCGAGCAGGCGCGCGGAGGGGTGCCCCATCCGTGTGCCGATCGACGGGGCGGCGGGGCAGTGAGGCGACAGGGCGGCGGGAGCCGGCCACCTGCCGACCCCCCGCCCCCCTCCCCCGCAATTGACCGGTTGCCGCCTTGGCCGCCGCCGCAGCCCGGCCAACCACGGACTCCCGACGTAACCTGGCCCCGCCATCGCGACGGTGTGACGGCGACGTCGGAGGGGGTAGCCGTGAAGTCCCTTGCAGACAGAGCCCGTTGGGCGCTGATGCTGTTGTGCGTCGGCCTCCTGGTGGGCACAGGCGCGGGCGTGGCAGAGGGCCGCCCGCACCCCGGCACCGAGGGCGTCACACGTCTGCCGTCGTCCCAGTACGCGGTGGCGCCGCTCATCAGCACGGACGGCACCAGGGCGTACGTCCCGTCCATCGACGACGTCGGTACATCGCTGGACGTGGTCAACACCCGGACCGGAAACGTCACGGCCCATGTCCCCACGAGCAGTGACCGCTGGGCCGGGCCGCTGCTGTTCAACGCCGGGGGCAAACAGATCTACCTGCTCACCATCGGGGCCCTGAAGGTGTTCGACACGGCCACCAACACACTGCGTTCCAGCTTCCCCATTCCTGATCAGCCACGGCCCGCGGGGTCGAACCCCGGATCCCTGACGCGCATGGCCATCAGCCCGGACGGGGCCTCCATCTATATGAACCAGACCGGTCCGGACAACGGGGCCCAGAGCACGGGACCGTCCCGGATGCTGGTGTTCTCCACGGCGCGGCGGGCGTTCACCGCGACGGTGCCGCTGCCCGGTGAGAGCCCGCGCGCCGTCGTCGTCCGGCCCAACGGCAAGGACGTCTACGTCAGCGGCGACGCCGGGCTGATCCACCTGGACGCCTCGACGGGCGTCCCGACGCTGGTACGCACCCTCTCGGCGACCGGCTTCGTCGACGAACTCGCACTCACTCCCGACGGCCGCCGCGTGTACGCGCTGAGCAAGCCGGACGGCCACGCGGTCCTGGTCGACCTCGACAGCGACCAGGTGCTCACCACCATCGACTTCCAGTCGAACTACCAACCGGTGCTGAGCCCGGCCGTCAGCCCTGACGGCAGCAGGTTCTACGTGCTCGAGGACGACCAACGCAGCGAAGCGAAGGTGCTGTCCTACAAGACGGCGACCAACACCCGCGTCACCCGCGAGACAGTCACCGGTCTGGCCATGGAGCACGGGACGGGGCTGACCCTGGGCCCCGACGTCGAAACGATAGACGGCGAAACGATGTACGTCACGGGTGTCAACTATGCCGAGAATCCTGGGGCGTTCCTCCAGATCGTCCATTTCTGACGGCGCCGCCCGACCGCGCTTCGGGTCGAGGTCCGTGGTTTGGTCCGTGGTTCGGCCCGTGGTTCGGGCCGTGGTTCGGCCCGTGGTTTGGTTCGTGCTCGCAACCGGCCGTTGATGCCAGCAGGCGCGGGTAGTCCGTGCGCGTCACCCATTCCCGTATGTGCCGACCCCATGGGCGCTGTCGGGGCGAGCACCTGTCACCGGCATCCCCCGGAACAGCCTTACGCCCGGACGGGGCGGTGGAACCGGCCGGGTCCGCGCATTCGGCGTAGGAGCGATGGCCGAGGTGGCGTTCGTGGCGCACGGTGTGGTTGAGGGCGTCATGCCTGTCCCCCTGATCACCGCCCTCTCGAACGGAGAACAGTCTCTAGATGCGTGCCACATGGACCGCTGCCGCCCTGACCGCAGCGCTTGCCCTCACCCCGGTCGCTTCGGCCGCCGCCACCCCGCGTCTCGGGGCCGACACCCCGCAGCCGATCACGGCGCCGGCCCCGCCCACGGTGCCGCCTGTGGCGGCGATCCCGACAGGTCCGGTGGCGGACCCGGTCGCCCAGGCGAAGACGGAGACGCCGACGGCACCACAGATCACGCCGTCCGCGCCCGCCGCTGACGGAGGCACCGGTGGGCTGCTGTCAGTCGTGACGAACCTGGTGAGCACCCTCCAGAACGTGCTGTCCAGCCTCACGGGGGGACTCTCGTCGGCCAAACCGCCCGCGCCACCGCACGCTTAACGGGCACGCCCCACGAACTGGCCGGTCCCTTCGGCAGGAGTGGCCGACGAAGAGGCTCGAGCGTCGCCAGGCCTCGCCGCAGGAGGCGCGAGCCTTCGCTGTCTCCTTCATGACCAGGACGGCGCTATGCGCGGCACCGACAGGAACGAAGAGATTTCCCGGCTAAGAATTTTATAAACAAGCAGGTCGACGCTGTGTCGGGCGGATCGATGGGGGCACTCGATGGCTCGGAGGTTGATAACTATGGTTCCCCTGCTTCTCGTTCTTCTGCTGGCTCTGATCCTCTTCGGCGCGGGATTCGCGTTGAAGGCCCTGTGGTGGGTCGCGGTCATCGTGCTCGTCGTCTGGCTGATCGGGTTCGTCGCCCGCCCCAAGGGAGGAAGCGGTCGCTGGTATCGCTGGTAAACCGGCACAGCCGCAGCATCAGTAACCAAGGTGGGTGCCCCGCGCAAGGAGCGCGGGGCACCCACCTGTTTGGCATGTGCAGCGGCGTCGGGAGTGCGGCTCATCACCTTCCGGATCGTGGGTACGGGCTTCACGTGGCCGTGGCGCGGTGTCCGCGCAACGGGAACCGCGCCTCCAGGAGACCGCGCCACGGCCCACCCGGCCGGATGAGCCGGTTCTCCACGGCTCACGCGCTGTGTGACTTGCGGGGCCGCCGATTTCTTCGCGGGCGCTTTCGCGGTGGCCTTCTTGGCAGCCGTCTTCGATCCGGGCCATGTCCTCAAAGGGGTCGGGGTTCTGCCCGGCCGTACGCCAATTCTCGCTGCACCGATGGCAGGTGAGTGGCGGCGCCGCAACGGTAGAGGTCGAGCCTGGCCGTTACGAGAGATCGAAGGGCGCGGGGAAGTGGCCTTCCCAGATCTGACGGGATGCCTGTTCGGGGTAGGGCAGAGTCTGCGACTCGGTATCCAGGACGCGGGTGAGGTGCCCGCCGGGCCGGTGGGCGGGCCAGCCCGCGTCGCCGGTTGTGACGAAGCGGACCCACGCGTCCTGGAGTTCACGGGAGAGCGCGACGGCCTCGGGGGTGGGCTCCTCGCCGATGAGCTGGGCGCTGGCGGGACTGTCCAGCGTGCCGAACGCCAGGGGCACGTCGAGGCTGTGGCAGGCGCCCAGAATGCCGCCGAGGGCCGGGGCGACCCAGCGCAGCTCGAACAGGTAGGAGGTGCCGCCGGCTACGGCGTTCGCCTCGGCCAGCTTCTGTGACGGCATGCGGAAGAGGGCGTCGGAGTACACCGTCTCCACCAACTCCTCCGGGCCTGCCTGCGGAAACGCGGCACGGTAGGCCCGCGCGCCGTCCGGCTGCGGGGCGTGCAGTTCCAGGGCGGCGTGGGCGTCCTCCTCGGTGAAGGTCCCGTACCGTCCGCTCATGACGCTGAAGTACCGGAATTCGTCCCGGGTGTGGCCGACGAGCAGTTCGGTCCCGCTCGCGCGCCTGCCGGTCAGCGCGGGCCAGGGCGTTTCCGGGAGGACCTCGCCGTCGATGACGGGGCACAGCGCGGTGCCGGTCTGCGCGAGGCGTCCCCAGCTCTCCCTGTACGCGTGGAGCCCGGCGTTGAAGGAGGTGAGCTCGGCGGCCAGATGCCATGGGTCGATGTCGCGCAGGGCCTCGGCGGTGGGGGCCGCCGCGCCGAGCCGGTCCGCGAACGCGGCGGTGACCTGCCGTGCCAGCGCGGGGGTGCTGTGCAGCCCCGGCACCGAGTGGGCGATGGCCCGCCGGAACAGTCCGCGTGCGGACTTCATCGTCAGCAGGGCGGCGACCGAGCCAGCCCCGGCGGACACTCCCGCCACGGTGACCTGGCATGGGTCGCCTCCGAAGGAGGCTATGTTGCGCTGCACCCACTCCAGCGCCGCGATCTGGTCGAGGAATCCACGGTTGGGCGGCACGTCGTCGAGGAACGCGAATCCCTCCGCGCCCACGCGGCAGTTGATGGTCACCACGACGACTCCCGCCGCGGCCAGCGCTGCCGGGTCGAGCATCGGGTCGCTCGAGGCCGCCGAGAGGTAGCCGCCCACGGGGATCCACACCAGCACCGGCAGTCCCGCTGCGCCGGGATCCGGAGTGCCGACGTTGAGCGTCAGCCAGTCGGTGCCCTGGCGGGGCACGTCGATCGGCAGGGACAGCGGCACCATCGGGCCGAACTCGACGGCCTGCCTCGTCCCCTCCCATCGGTGCGGCGGCGCGGGCGCGGCGAAGCGGAGCGCTCCGACTGGGGGCTGGGCGTAGGGGATGCCGCGGAACACCGCGTGCCCCTTCCGCCGTCGCCCCTGCACCACCCCTTCCGCGGTCCGCACCTTTGGCTGTTCGGACATCGCGATTCCTCCCCTAGGGTGAACCCACGATTACAAGTCATGTGTATTATGTCAATCGTATTGGGGTGGGTCCGCAGTACGAGGGAGAGGCCTGCGAATGCCGAAACAGGTGGATCACCGCGAACGCCGCGAAGCGATCGCCCGCGCACTGTGGCGCGTGGTGGAGCAGCGCGGCGTCACCCAGCTGACGATGCGCGTGGTGGCTCAGGAGGCGGGCATGTCACTCGGGCAGTTGCAGCACTATTTCGCCTCCCGGACGGCCATGCTCTCCTTCGCCATGGACTTCGCATCCGAGCAGACCTCGACGCGCATACGCCAGGGGCTCGAAAAGCTCGGCGACCGTCCGCACCCCCGAGACCTACTGCGACTCACGCTCGCGGAAATGCTCCCCCTGCATGCCGACGCCCGGGCGACCAGCCGGATGAGCGCCGCCTACGTCCTGGAGGCGCTGCACGACGAGGCCGTGCACGAGCAGGCACACCGCGGCCTCGTCATGGGGCGGGCCCACGTCGAGCAGTTGGTCCGCCAGGCGATCGCCGACGGACACATCGACTCCGGCCGCGACCCGGCCACCGAGACCAACCTGCTCCTCGCCCTCACCGGCTTCACCCCCCTGATCGAACTCGACGTAATCCGGCCCCAGGACGCGCTCAACGCGATCGACGCGCATCTGGACCGGCTGTTCATGAGTACGTGACTGTCCCGGAGACAAGAGCAAGTGGGGGCAGGATGCCGCGCCCTGGGGGGATCTGCACGGTGGTCGCGTCGCTCGAGCGTATTGCCGCCGATCGAGACAGCGCCGACCCGGACGCTGCCGATGTGCGGAGGTCACCGCGGTGGCCGCGTACGGGCGCACCGTGTTGGACAAGGCCACCCAACCGGGGCTGCCGACGGGCGCCCGGGGGCGATTGACGCGCCACGGTACGAACCGAACGAATAGCCCGCCCGGAGCTCGCCTCCGCCACCTGCGGTGCACGCCGACCCGACGGCGGCTTCCGGCACCATCTGGGGCCGCCGGCCGCCGATCACCGATCACCGGAACCCGCAACGAGTAAAGCGTCTGCCCGGCTCACTGGGCTGCCTGGGAGGGAAACGCAAGTGAAAGAGGCAACGCATGACTGACTCGTCCAGCGCACGGCACACGGCGCGGGCCGATCCCGTCCACGTCACCGTCTGGGGTGAGGACAACGTCGAAGGGCCACCTGCCGTCTTCGTCCACGGAATCCTCACCTGGGGCGATGACGATCGCTACGGATTCGCGGCACAGCGCCCGTTGGCTGACCGGTACCGGCTGCTGCTGATGGACCGCCGAGGGTACGGGCGCAGCCCCGATGTCGAACGCAGCGACTGGGCAGTGGACGCAGAGGACATCATCGGGCTTCTGGGAAGCGGCGCGCATCTGGTCGGGCACGCCTACGGTGGCGTCGGCGCGCTGGCCGCCGCCGTGCAACGCCCCGACCTCATCCGCTCGCTCACCCTCATCCAGCCCGGCGCGCTGCGGCCCGCCGAGCGCCACCCCGTCGTCGCCCAGGCGCTGGCACGGGCCCGCACGGCAACCGCGGCGCTACCCGCCGGCCTCACAGCGAAGGAGTTCCTGCGGGCGGCCACCGAGTCCGTTGGCATGGCCACGCCTGAGGCCACTGCGTGGCGACTGCGTGCCGCGGCCTCCACAATGACCGAACTCCCGTGCTGGGACGCGGACATCCCGCTCACCCCGTTGTCCGATGCCCGCTTTCCGAAGCTGATGATCTCCGGTGACTGGGAAGGTGCGCCTGAGCAGTACCGGAAGTACGCCGGGGAGCCGCTGATCGCCTGCGCCAGGCACATCGCCGAGGCCATCGGGGCCGAGCACCTCACCGTGCCCGGCTACTATCCGCACGTCCAGCAACCGCAACGCGTCAACACCGCGCTCGGTAAGTTGTGGAGCGGGACCGCGCACGCCTGATCTTGTGGCCTGCCCCGCGTCTCGCGTGTGGCGCGGGGATGATGAGCCGAAATACGTGACCTCTGCCGTGTGAGCAGAAGCGTGTGCTCATGCGGCCCAAGGGAGCCGACCGCCAAACCCGGCTCGCCTGCCCGGGGCTGGAGATCGGGACTTTCTTGTTCAGTGCCCTCAGTGGCCGAGCGAGCCAATGAAGTGGTCCAACCGAGAGACGACTTGCCGCAAAACGTCAACGGATCCTGCGGCATCGTCCGCGAGTTCCAAACCATGGTCGGCCGAAGGCACTTCCAGGACCTCGTGCCGCAGGGACGCGGTGAGTCGTGAATCCCACAGCTTGTCGGCGCTTCCACCGATGAGAAGGGTCGGCTCCGTCGCCCGCTGAAGAGCTGCGGCGACATGGTCGCTGGTCAGAACCGGGGTGAGCCAGGCCGCCGGAATGTTCCTGTCAGCTGCGATTCCGCAGGCGAGGGAGCCCAGGGACTTGCCGATCAGCAGCCGACAGGCGCCCCCTTCGGCATCGACGGCCTCGGTGACCTCCCGCTCCACCCATTCGACCCGGTCGTTCACGGTGCACTGTGAGAACCCGTCGGGGATCTGCCACCACAACTCCTGGACCGTCCAGCCGTGCTGGAGCAGGACGCTACGAGCGAAGTGCAACAGCGGCCTGGCAGGCGAGTAACCAACTCCTGGAACCACGACCGCGACACGGTCGCGGTCTCCGTCGAAGCGGCTGGGAACGGCGAACGGGACGGGATCGGACATGGCGGCAGACTACTAGCCACATGAAATGGGGGCGCGTCAGTACCAGCCGATCAGGTCGAGGGTCTTGCCGGGGTCGGGGCCGTTGCCGACGGGTTGATTCATGTCGTCGGTGAACGATTCGAAGGCGAGCTTGGGTTCACCCGGCGCCCCGTTCGTCTTCACGAACCAGCCAGCACCGTTGGAGAGCAGGGTCTTGCTTCCGTCGGGGCTGGTCACCTGGGCGCCTCGCCGGGGGATCAGTGCCGAGGGCCGCTTGATGACTTTGCCGTCGGCGCCGAGGTCCCAGAGCAGGTCGCTTCGGCCGCCGAAGAAGGCGCCCGGGTCCATGGTCGCTTCCTCGGTGAGCTGGTCCGGAGAGGCGGGGTCGGCGGAGTACACCTTGTCATCGTTGCCCAGCGCGTAGATCCTCTTGCCGTCCGCGCTGAAGCGGGGCTGACGGTAGGCCCGCTTACCACCGTTGAAGGTCGGCTTGCCCCCGATCCTGATGCCCGGCTTCTTGTCGTACGAAGAGACTACTGCTGAGCCAGTGAAGCTGCCGACGAACAGCTCGCCGTCCTTGACCCAGGT
Protein-coding sequences here:
- a CDS encoding YncE family protein, with the translated sequence MKSLADRARWALMLLCVGLLVGTGAGVAEGRPHPGTEGVTRLPSSQYAVAPLISTDGTRAYVPSIDDVGTSLDVVNTRTGNVTAHVPTSSDRWAGPLLFNAGGKQIYLLTIGALKVFDTATNTLRSSFPIPDQPRPAGSNPGSLTRMAISPDGASIYMNQTGPDNGAQSTGPSRMLVFSTARRAFTATVPLPGESPRAVVVRPNGKDVYVSGDAGLIHLDASTGVPTLVRTLSATGFVDELALTPDGRRVYALSKPDGHAVLVDLDSDQVLTTIDFQSNYQPVLSPAVSPDGSRFYVLEDDQRSEAKVLSYKTATNTRVTRETVTGLAMEHGTGLTLGPDVETIDGETMYVTGVNYAENPGAFLQIVHF
- a CDS encoding hydrophobic protein: MVPLLLVLLLALILFGAGFALKALWWVAVIVLVVWLIGFVARPKGGSGRWYRW
- a CDS encoding alpha/beta fold hydrolase, coding for MTDSSSARHTARADPVHVTVWGEDNVEGPPAVFVHGILTWGDDDRYGFAAQRPLADRYRLLLMDRRGYGRSPDVERSDWAVDAEDIIGLLGSGAHLVGHAYGGVGALAAAVQRPDLIRSLTLIQPGALRPAERHPVVAQALARARTATAALPAGLTAKEFLRAATESVGMATPEATAWRLRAAASTMTELPCWDADIPLTPLSDARFPKLMISGDWEGAPEQYRKYAGEPLIACARHIAEAIGAEHLTVPGYYPHVQQPQRVNTALGKLWSGTAHA
- a CDS encoding thiopeptide-type bacteriocin biosynthesis protein, which translates into the protein MAEPRSWATEFASWAERSGLPRRVLLGTGDQRVEIDASRPAHVELIRREAARGLPLTLEEAPFLPGPQGPEPGDGWLTGPAGAYTSEVIFPLLTRPPVATSRPGRPQPAEPPHLVGGPWLYAKLYVAYERHDEVIAAHLPDLLARLGGSVDRWFFLRYGDPDPHLRLRFHGRAEPPAREAPPRLHAWAARLRAAGLLRRMVVDEYRPETARYGGPQALELAERVFQADSELVSAQLSALRDGSLHGDPVVLGAVNQLDALRAMAGPEPWAPWLLARYPRVPHTASSRKRQRILDQLLDETTDLLAPGAPGPAPAPAPTLVRLVGPGRLAAASTVRAEVLVEYGRVLRGLGRGLSAEEGRATPLPSVLHLHYNRAVCIPPAAEDTVLALVRNAVQARLDRRAQQP
- a CDS encoding alpha/beta hydrolase, which produces MSDPVPFAVPSRFDGDRDRVAVVVPGVGYSPARPLLHFARSVLLQHGWTVQELWWQIPDGFSQCTVNDRVEWVEREVTEAVDAEGGACRLLIGKSLGSLACGIAADRNIPAAWLTPVLTSDHVAAALQRATEPTLLIGGSADKLWDSRLTASLRHEVLEVPSADHGLELADDAAGSVDVLRQVVSRLDHFIGSLGH
- a CDS encoding carboxylesterase/lipase family protein; protein product: MSEQPKVRTAEGVVQGRRRKGHAVFRGIPYAQPPVGALRFAAPAPPHRWEGTRQAVEFGPMVPLSLPIDVPRQGTDWLTLNVGTPDPGAAGLPVLVWIPVGGYLSAASSDPMLDPAALAAAGVVVVTINCRVGAEGFAFLDDVPPNRGFLDQIAALEWVQRNIASFGGDPCQVTVAGVSAGAGSVAALLTMKSARGLFRRAIAHSVPGLHSTPALARQVTAAFADRLGAAAPTAEALRDIDPWHLAAELTSFNAGLHAYRESWGRLAQTGTALCPVIDGEVLPETPWPALTGRRASGTELLVGHTRDEFRYFSVMSGRYGTFTEEDAHAALELHAPQPDGARAYRAAFPQAGPEELVETVYSDALFRMPSQKLAEANAVAGGTSYLFELRWVAPALGGILGACHSLDVPLAFGTLDSPASAQLIGEEPTPEAVALSRELQDAWVRFVTTGDAGWPAHRPGGHLTRVLDTESQTLPYPEQASRQIWEGHFPAPFDLS
- a CDS encoding NAD-dependent protein deacetylase encodes the protein MRMRPTLSWTPTGEVPPGTTDVGPVTDALSSGGVLVLSGAGLSTESGIPDYRGEGGSLSRHTPMTYQDFTASAQARRRYWARSHLGWRTFGGARPNSGHRAVAAFDRHGLLAGVITQNVDGLHQAAGSEDVVELHGSLERVVCLSCGAISPRRTLARRLEEANAGFEPTAAAINPDGDADLTDEQVRDFRVLSCTVCDGILKPDVVFFGESVPPQRVERCRAMVREASALLVLGSSLTVMSGLRFVRQAAQADRPVLIVNRDPTRGDQYAVTRVALPLGATLTAVADRLGVTVDK
- a CDS encoding TetR/AcrR family transcriptional regulator, with translation MPKQVDHRERREAIARALWRVVEQRGVTQLTMRVVAQEAGMSLGQLQHYFASRTAMLSFAMDFASEQTSTRIRQGLEKLGDRPHPRDLLRLTLAEMLPLHADARATSRMSAAYVLEALHDEAVHEQAHRGLVMGRAHVEQLVRQAIADGHIDSGRDPATETNLLLALTGFTPLIELDVIRPQDALNAIDAHLDRLFMST
- a CDS encoding helix-turn-helix transcriptional regulator codes for the protein MGLTSFVAAQLVTGRWADAVALGQQGLTLATDTGQLTARCHLQALLAYVAAAQGDSARCRELAEAALAESVPRRAASAAALARWAQGVDALGGRRPRQAVGPLSEVITRGGTAEHFMLSGLVLPDLVEALVRVGQTERAAAPLGQFEEQADPLNAPSLRAAWHRCRALLATAHDADRHFADALAAPCTSGFETGRAHLLYGQWLRRHRHVTAARRHLHQAVEHFLTVGAEPWTEQANMELRAAGVPDTEPPANGRGLTPRELQIARYAAQGLTNKDIGSRLFLSPRTVGYHLYKIYPKLNITSRRQIAHLVLA